A DNA window from Arachis duranensis cultivar V14167 chromosome 3, aradu.V14167.gnm2.J7QH, whole genome shotgun sequence contains the following coding sequences:
- the LOC110278404 gene encoding uncharacterized protein LOC110278404, which yields MENYNSDSEEEFESNYECLDPGGDGDQAEDTMHADVANALVNQHPFVEPTFMRSLDLEAMHTPEFPEYMNAGCLLVAVSQDGNNNIVPIAFAIVEGETSDAWHFFLSNLRQHVVTRDGVGLISDRHESINSAIVRSNGAWSPPRAFHMFCIRHIESNFLRKFKAPYLQKLIVNIGYSRTVREYEIRYQRLRERGEAYSTWLDRIPREQYALAFDGGYRWGHMTTNLVEYINSVLKGARNLPITALVKATFYRLNELFTRKRAEYEARINAGHVFSEVVTTKLHANQRASENIQVSCFDRQNEVFEVREMPSGVEYAVDLRRRVCDCGEFQVDRIPCRHVFACCANQRLDWQVYFHEVYKMDQIRRVYRVRFRPLENPTT from the exons ATGGAAAATTATAATAGTGATAGTGAGGAGGAGTTCGAAAGTAATTATGAATGCCTTGATCCGGGTGGAGATGGAGATCAGGCCGAGGACACTATGCACGCAGATGTGGCAAATGCACTAGTAAACCAGCATCCGTTTGTGGAGCCTACTTTCATGCGCTCACTGGACTTGGAGGCCATGCATACACCGGAATTTCCTGAGTATATGAATGCAG GTTGTCTGTTAGTGGCAGTTTCTCAGGACGGCAACAACAATATTGTGCCCATTGCATTCGCGATAGTGGAGGGGGAGACTTCAGACGCGTGGCACTTTTTTCTCAGTAACTTGCGACAGCATGTGGTGACGCGTGACGGTGTGGGCCTTATATCCGACAGACATGAATCCATCAACTCAGCTATTGTTCGGAGTAACGGAGCCTGGTCTCCTCCTAGGGCTTTCCACATGTTTTGTATCAGGCATATAGAGTCGAACTTCTTGAGAAAGTTCAAGGCTCCATACCTGCAGAAGCTTATCGTCAACATAG GATATTCGAGGACGGTCCGCGAGTACGAGATACGTTATCAGCGACTGCGCGAACGCGGTGAGGCCTACAGTACCTGGCTAGACAGGATACCGCGCGAGCAGTATGCCTTGGCATTTGATGGTGGATACCGATGGGGTCATATGACAACCAATCTGGTGGAGTACATCAACTCGGTTTTGAAAGGAGCGCGCAATCTCCCAATCACTGCACTTGTTAAGGCAACGTTTTACAGGCTTAACGAGTTATTCACACGAAAAAGAGCCGAGTATGAGGCACGTATTAATGCTGGACATGTGTTCTCTGAGGTTGTGACGACTAAATTGCATGCAAATCAGCGGGCATCGGAAAACATCCAGGTTAGTTGCTTTGATAGACAGAATGAGGTATTTGAGGTACGTGAGATGCCTAGTGGAGTGGAGTACGCAGTCGACCTACGTCGAAGAGTTTGTGACTGTGGCGAATTCCAAGTGGATCGCATTCCGTGTCGACATGTATTTGCTTGTTGTGCAAATCAGCGACTTGATTGGCAGGTGTATTTTCATGAAGTATACAAGATGGACCAAATTCGAAGAGTTTACAGAGTTAGGTTTAGGCCACTAGAAAATCCGACAACGTGA
- the LOC107477271 gene encoding beta-adaptin-like protein B — protein MSRNDSKYFSTTKKGEIPELKEELNSQYKDKRKDAVKKVIAAMTVGKDVSSLFTDVVNCMQTENLELKKLVYLYLINYAKSQPDLAILAVNTFVKDSQDPNPLIRALAVRTMGCIRVDKITEYLCDPLQRCLKDDDPYVRKTAAICVAKLYDINAELVEDRGFLDSLKDLISDNNPMVVANAVAALAEIQEHSSRPIFEITSHTLSKLLTALNECTEWGQVFILDALSRYKAADAREAENIVERVTPRLQHANCAVVLSAVKMILQQMELITSTDVVRNLCKKMAPPLVTLLSAEPEIQYVALRNINLIVQRRPTILAHEIKVFFCKYNDPIYVKMEKLEIMIKLASDRNIDQVLLEFKEYATEVDVDFVRKAVRAIGRCAIKLERAAERCISVLLELIKIKVNYVVQEAIIVIKDIFRRYPNTYESIIATLCESLDTLDEPEAKACMIWIIGEYAERIDNADELLESFLESFPEEPAQVQLQLLTATVKLFLKKPTEGPQQMIQVVLNNATMETDNPDLRDRAYIYWRLLSTDPEAAKDVVLAEKPVITDDSNQLDSSLLDELLVNIATLSSVYHKPPDAFVTRAHTSAQKAEDEEYPEGSETAYSESSSANPANGAVSTSASVAPPSPPPAVPVPDLLGDLMGMDNSLVPTDEPATPAGPPLPILLPASTGQGLQISAQLTRRDGQVFYSMLFENNTQVPLDGFMIQFNKNTFGLAAGGPLQVPQLQPGTSARTLLPMVMFQNMSQGPPNSLLQVAVKNNQQPVWYFNDKIPFHVFFTEDGKMERSAFLETWRSLPDSNEVSKDFPAIVIGSVDATLERLAASNVFFIAKRKNANQDVFYFSAKMPRGIPLLIELTTVVGSPGVKSAIKTPSPEMSAFLFEAIETLLKS, from the exons atgagTCGGAACGATTCCAAGTACTTCTCTACAACAAAGAAGGGTGAGATCCCTGAGCTCAAAGAGGAGCTCAATTCTCAGTACAAG GATAAAAGAAAAGATGctgtgaaaaaggtgattgctGCAATGACTGTTGGGAAGGATGTCTCATCCTTGTTTACAGACGTGGTGAATTGCATGCAAACTGAAAATTTGGAGCTGAAGAAGTTGGTCTACTTATATCTCATAAATTATGCAAAGAGCCAGCCTGATCTTGCCATACTTGCAGTGAATACATTTGTTAAG GATTCACAAGATCCAAATCCTTTAATTCGAGCCTTAGCTGTGCGGACAATGGGCTGTATTCGAGTTGATAAAATTACCGAGTATCTATGTGACCCCCTTCAAAGATGCCTAAAG GATGATGATCCATATGTTCGCAAGACAGCAGCCATTTGTGTTGCAAAGCTTTATGACATAAATGCAGAATTAGTTGAGGACAGGGGATTTTTGGATTCTCTGAAGGATTTGATATCCGATAATAATCCAATGGTTGTAGCTAATGCTGTTGCAGCACTTGCTGAAATTCAGGAACACAGTAGCAGACCCATCTTTGAGATCACTAGTCACACACTCTCAAAGCTCCTCACTGCTTTAAATGAATGTACAGA ATGGGGTCAAGTTTTTATCTTGGATGCTCTCTCTAGATACAAGGCAGCCGATGCTCGTGAGGCTGAAAACATAGTAGAAAGAGTTACTCCAAGGTTACAGCATGCCAATTGTGCAGTTGTACTATCAGCTGTTAag ATGATCCTGCAACAAATGGAGCTCATCACCAGCACTGATGTGGTTCGAAATCTCTGTAAAAAGATGGCTCCTCCTCTTGTGACATTACTCTCTGCAGAACCCGAAATACAATATGTTGCCCTGCGAAATATCAATCTTATAGTACAAAGAAGACCAACAATTCTTGCCCATGAAATTAAG GTGTTTTTCTGCAAGTACAATGATCCTATCTATGTGAAAATGGAAAAGTTGGAAATTATGATAAAGCTTGCATCAGACCGAAACATAGACCAG GTTTTATTGGAATTTAAGGAGTATGCTACTGAAGTTGATGTCGATTTTGTTAGAAAGGCTGTTCGCGCAATTGGTCGTTGTGCAATCAAATTAGAGAGAGCTGCTGAAAGATGCATTAGTGTTTTGCTTGAGTTGATCAAGATAAAAGTAAATTATGTGGTTCAAGAGGCAATCATTGTTATCAAAGATATATTTAGAAGATACCCCAACAC ATATGAGTCCATAATTGCAACACTTTGTGAGAGCTTAGACACTTTGGACGAGCCAGAAGCCAAGG CATGTATGATCTGGATTATTGGTGAATATGCGGAAAGAATTGACAATGCTGATGAGCTTCTCGAAAGTTTCTTAGAAAGTTTCCCAGAAGAGCCTGCCCAAGTCCAACTACAATTGTTGACTGCTACTGTCAAACTTTTCCTTAAGAAACCAACTGAGGGCCCACAACAGATGATTCAG GTTGTTTTGAACAATGCCACTATGGAGACAGATAATCCTGATTTGCGAGATCGTGCATACATATATTGGCGTCTTCTCTCAACTGATCCTGAG GCAGCTAAGGATGTTGTGTTAGCTGAGAAACCTGTGATAACTGATGACTCAAACCAACTTGATTCGTCTCTACTTGATGAGCTCCTTGTCAACATTGCTACATTATCTTCAGTTTATCACAAGCCTCCAGATGCATTTGTAACCCGTGCACACACCTCAGCCCAGAAAGCTGAAGATGAAGAGTATCCTGAGGGAAGTGAAACAGCATATTCTGAGTCGTCTTCTGCAAATCCTGCCAATGGTGCTGTTTCAACCTCCGCATCTGTTGCACCGCCATCACCTCCACCTGCCGTGCCTGTGCCGGATTTACTTGGTGATTTGATGGGCATGGATAATAGTCTAGTTCCTACTGATGAACCAGCTACTCCTGCTGG GCCTCCATTGCCTATTTTACTTCCAGCTTCAACTGGTCAGGGTTTACAAATCAGTGCACAATTGACTAGGCGAGATGGTCAAGTATTTTACAGCATGTTGTTTGAGAACAATACTCAGGTCCCACTTGATGGCTTCATGATTCAATTTAACAAGAATACATTTGGTCTTGCAGCTGGTGGACCCCTACAG GTTCCACAACTGCAACCGGGCACATCGGCTAGAACACTCCTTCCTATGGTTATGTTCCAGAACATGTCCCAAGGTCCTCCTAACTCGCTTTTGCAGGTTGCTGTGAAAAACAACCAGCAGCCTGTGTGGTATTTTAACGATAAAATCCCATTTCATGTATTTTTCACTGAGGACGGTAAAATGGAACGTTCAGCTTTCCTAGAG ACATGGAGGTCTCTTCCTGATTCAAATGAGGTTTCTAAGGACTTCCCGGCCATAGTGATTGGCAGTGTGGATGCAACACTGGAGCGTTTGGCTGCATCAAATGTGTTCTTCATTGCAAAGCGCAAGAATGCAAACCAAGATGTATTTTACTTCTCAGCTAAAATGCCACGAGGGATACCATTATTAATTGAACTTACCACAGTGGTTGGAAGTCCAGGCGTCAAGAGTGCAATCAAGACGCCAAGCCCTGAAATGTCAGCATTTTTATTTGAAGCCATCGAGACCCTTCTCAAGAGTTAA
- the LOC107477274 gene encoding uncharacterized protein LOC107477274, which yields MAPAAVPLNMKWLPLNSKLKVKSQLQTSSRNIEFERVQLPEKTRNSRVLVLGGTGRVGGSTAIALSNLCPDLRILVAGRNREKGEALVAKLGGNSGFSQVDINDQDSLQTALQDVDLVVHTAGPFQQAEKCSVLEAAINTKTAYVDVCDDTSYAVRAKSFMSRALAANVPAITTGGIYPGVSNVMAAELVRAAETETEAFHQSLRFSYYTAGTGGAGPTILATSFFLLGEEVIAYSKGEKIKLKPYSGMLNVDFGKGIGKRDVYLLNLPEVRSAYEILGVPTVSARFGTAPFFWNWGMEAMTNLFPPEFLRDRSKVQRLVELFDPVVRAVDGIAGERVSMRVDLELSSGRSKVGLFSHSKLSVSVGIATAAFALAILEGSTQPGVWFPEEAQGLAIEAREVLLQRASQGTFNFVMNRSPWTIETNPKELGLGIYV from the exons ATGGCGCCAGCTGCAGTGCCGTTGAATATGAAATGGTTGCCGCTGAATTCGAAGCTCAAAGTCAAGAGCCAACTCCAAACAAGCAGCAGGAACATTGAGTTTGAGAGGGTTCAGCTTCCGGAGAAGACCCGCAACTCGAGAGTCTTGGTTCTTGGCGGAACAGGTAGGGTCGGTGGATCCACCGCCATTGCTCTCTCCAACCTTTGCCCCGACCTCCGCATCCTCGTCGCCGGCAGAAAcag AGAGAAAGGTGAAGCTCTGGTTGCAAAACTCGGGGGCAATTCTGGTTTTTCTCAGGTTGACATCAATGATCAAGATTCACTCCAAACTGCTCTGCAAG ATGTGGATCTTGTAGTTCATACCGCGGGGCCATTCCAACAAGCAGAAAAATGCAGTGTGCTTGAAGCTGCCATAAACACTAAG ACTGCATATGTTGATGTTTGCGATGACACAAGCTATGCAGTGCGTGCAAAGTCCTTTATGAGCAGAGCGTTAGCTGCGAATGTTCCAGCTATAACAACAGGAGGAATATACCCTGGAGTGAGCAATG TCATGGCAGCAGAGCTTGTCCGTGCTGCAGAAACTGAAACTGAAGCTTTTCATCAATC TCTCAGGTTCTCATACTATACAGCTGGAACTGGTGGTGCTGGTCCAACCATATTGGCTACTAGCTTCTTCTTGTTGGGAGAGGAAGTGATTGCATATAGCAAAG GAGAAAAGATCAAACTGAAGCCATATAGTGGAATGCTCAATGTAGATTTTGGAAAAGGGATTGGCAAAAGAGATGTTTATCTATT GAATTTACCAGAGGTTAGAAGTGCGTATGAGATTCTAGGAGTGCCAACTGTAAGTGCTCGATTCGGAACAGCACCATTTTTCTGGAATTGGGGAATGGAAGCTATGACCAATCTTTTTCCTCCG GAATTTTTGAGAGACAGGAGTAAAGTCCAAAGGTTGGTTGAGTTATTTGATCCTGTTGTTCGAGCAGTTGATGGGATTGCTGGGGAACGTGTATCAATGAGG gttgatttggagctttcaaGTGGCCGCAGCAAGGTTGGCCTCTTCAGTCATAGCAAACTTTCCGT ATCTGTAGGAATTGCAACAGCAGCATTTGCACTTGCGATTCTTGAAGGAAGCACACAACCTGGTGTTTGGTTTCCTGAAGAA GCTCAAGGACTTGCAATTGAGGCCAGAGAAGTTCTTCTCCAGCGTGCTAGCCAGGGAACATTTAATTTTGTAATGAACAG GTCACCGTGGACGATTGAAACAAATCCAAAGGAGCTCGGGTTAGGAATATATGTTTGA
- the LOC107477273 gene encoding uncharacterized protein LOC107477273 produces MSELLSLLFSYCVHSLGAEPNSMAPASVLSNLKWLPLNSKINIKSQLQTSNIDVDTVQLPEKTRNSRVLILGGTGRVGGSTAIALSNLCPDLRIVVAGRNREKGEAMVAKLGGNFGFSQVDMNDENSLRNALQDVDLVVHAAGPFQKEEKCSVLEAAINTKTAYVDICDDTKYAWRAKSFMRRALGANVPAITTGGLCPGLSTIMAAELVRAALRESDQDKPESLRFSYYIAGTGGAGPAVLLGSLLLLGEEVIAYSEGEKVKLEPYSGKLNVDFEKGIGKRDVYLMNLPEVRCAYENLGVPTVSARFGSAPFFWNWGMENLTKVLPLEFLRDRSKVGRLVELFGPLIEAVDGIVGEHISMRVDLECASDRSRVAIFSHRKLSTAAGIATAAFALAILEGSTEPGVWFPDEVCIIAFTVFSFFFGVAIEAREVLLKRASQGTFNFVMNRSPWTIETNPKEHGLGIYV; encoded by the exons ATGAGTGAATTACTTAGTTTGTTATTTAGTTATTGTGTTCATTCACTTGGCGCGGAACCAAATTCAATGGCGCCAGCTTCTGTGCTTTCCAATTTGAAATGGTTGCCACTGAATTCCAAAATCAATATCAAGAGCCAACTCCAAACAAGCAACATTGACGTTGACACGGTTCAGCTTCCGGAGAAAACCCGCAACTCGAGAGTCTTGATCCTTGGTGGAACGGGTCGGGTCGGTGGATCCACCGCCATTGCACTCTCCAACCTCTGCCCTGACCTCCGCATCGTCGTCGCCGGTCGAAACAG GGAGAAAGGTGAAGCTATGGTTGCAAAACTGGGGGGCAATTTTGGTTTTTCTCAGGTTGATATGAATGATGAAAATTCACTCCGAAATGCTCTTCAAG ACGTGGATCTTGTGGTTCATGCGGCGGGGCCattccaaaaagaagaaaaatgcagCGTGCTTGAAGCAGCCATAAACACCAAGACGGCATATGTTGATATATGCGATGACACAAAGTATGCGTGGCGTGCTAAGTCCTTTATGAGAAGAGCATTAGGCGCTAATGTTCCGGCCATAACTACCGGAGGATTATGCCCTGGACTCAGCACAA TCATGGCGGCAGAGCTAGTCCGCGCTGCACTACGTGAAAGTGATCAAGATAAGCCAGAAAGCCTAAG GTTCTCCTACTATATAGCTGGAACTGGTGGTGCTGGTCCAGCCGTGTTGCTTGGTAGCCTCCTCTTGTTGGGAGAGGAAGTAATTGCATATAGCGAAG GAGAAAAGGTCAAACTGGAGCCATACAGTGGAAAGCTCAacgttgattttgaaaaaggaattgGCAAAAGAGACGTTTATCTAAT GAATTTACCAGAGGTTAGATGTGCTTATGAGAATCTAGGAGTGCCAACTGTTAGTGCTCGATTTGGATCAGCACCATTTTTCTGGAATTGGGGAATGGAAAATTTGACCAAAGTTCTTCCTTTG GAATTTCTGAGAGACAGGAGTAAAGTGGGAAGGTTGGTTGAATTATTTGGTCCTTTAATTGAAGCAGTTGATGGGATTGTCGGGGAACATATATCAATGAGG GTTGATTTGGAGTGTGCAAGTGACCGCAGCAGGGTTGCCATCTTCAGTCACAGGAAACTTTCCAC AGCTGCAGGAATTGCAACAGCTGCATTTGCACTTGCGATTCTAGAAGGAAGCACAGAGCCTGGTGTTTGGTTTCCTGATGAGGTATGCATTATTGCATTTAcagtgttttcttttttttttggggttgCAATTGAGGCCAGAGAAGTTCTTCTCAAGCGTGCTAGCCAGGGTACATTTAACTTCGTAATGAACAG ATCACCATGGACGATTGAAACAAATCCAAAGGAGCACGGATTAGGAATATACGTATGA